One Streptomyces lincolnensis genomic region harbors:
- a CDS encoding homoserine dehydrogenase, translated as MRTRPLKVALLGCGVVGSEVARIMTTHADDLAARIGAPVELAGVAVRRPSRVREGIDPSLVTTDATALVKRGDIDVVVEVIGGIEPARTLITTAFEHGASVVSANKALLAQDGAALHAAAEEHDADLYYEAAVAGAIPLIRPLRESLAGDKVNRVLGIVNGTTNFILDKMDSTGAGYQEALDEATALGYAEADPTADVEAFDAAAKAAILAGIAFHTRVRLDDVYREGMTEVTAADFATAKEMGCTIKLLAICERAADGASVTARVHPAMIPLSHPLASVRGAYNAVFVESDASGQLMFYGPGAGGAPTASAVLGDLVAVCRNRLNGATGPGESAYAALPVSGMGEVVTRFHISLDVADKPGVLAQVATVFAEHGVSIDTVRQQGRQDGGGEASLVVVTHRASDAALNGTVEALRKLDTVRGVASIMRVEGE; from the coding sequence ATGCGTACGCGTCCGCTGAAGGTGGCGCTGCTGGGCTGTGGAGTGGTCGGCTCAGAGGTGGCGCGCATCATGACGACGCACGCCGATGATCTCGCCGCCCGGATCGGAGCGCCGGTGGAGCTCGCGGGTGTCGCGGTCCGCAGGCCCTCCAGGGTTCGCGAGGGCATCGACCCGAGCCTCGTCACCACGGACGCCACCGCTCTCGTCAAACGGGGTGACATCGACGTGGTCGTCGAGGTCATCGGCGGCATCGAGCCCGCCCGTACGCTGATCACCACCGCCTTCGAGCACGGCGCCTCCGTCGTCTCCGCCAACAAGGCGCTCCTCGCCCAGGACGGCGCCGCCCTGCACGCCGCCGCCGAGGAGCACGACGCGGACCTCTACTACGAGGCCGCCGTCGCCGGTGCCATCCCGCTGATCCGGCCGCTGCGCGAGTCCCTCGCCGGCGACAAGGTCAACCGGGTGCTCGGCATCGTCAACGGCACCACCAACTTCATCCTCGACAAGATGGACAGCACGGGCGCGGGCTATCAGGAGGCCCTCGACGAGGCCACCGCCCTCGGGTACGCCGAGGCCGACCCGACCGCCGATGTCGAGGCCTTCGACGCCGCCGCCAAGGCCGCCATCCTCGCCGGGATCGCCTTCCACACGCGCGTGCGCCTCGACGACGTCTACCGCGAGGGCATGACCGAGGTCACCGCCGCCGACTTCGCCACCGCGAAGGAGATGGGCTGCACCATCAAGCTGCTCGCCATCTGCGAGCGGGCCGCCGACGGCGCCTCCGTCACCGCGCGCGTGCACCCCGCGATGATCCCGCTGAGCCACCCCCTCGCCTCCGTCCGCGGCGCCTACAACGCCGTGTTCGTGGAGTCCGACGCCTCCGGGCAGCTGATGTTCTACGGCCCCGGCGCGGGCGGTGCCCCCACGGCCTCCGCCGTGCTCGGCGACCTCGTCGCCGTGTGCCGCAACCGCCTGAACGGCGCCACCGGACCCGGCGAGTCCGCCTACGCCGCGCTGCCCGTGTCGGGCATGGGCGAGGTCGTCACGCGCTTCCACATCAGCCTCGACGTGGCCGACAAACCGGGTGTTCTCGCCCAGGTCGCCACCGTGTTCGCCGAGCACGGCGTGTCGATCGATACGGTTCGCCAGCAAGGCCGACAGGACGGAGGCGGCGAGGCCTCTCTCGTCGTCGTCACCCACCGCGCGTCCGACGCCGCCCTCAACGGCACCGTCGAGGCGTTGCGCAAGCTCGACACCGTGCGTGGTGTCGCCAGCATCATGCGGGTTGAAGGAGAGTAA